Proteins encoded together in one Synechococcus sp. A15-62 window:
- a CDS encoding four-carbon acid sugar kinase family protein codes for MKVVVIDDDPTGSQTVHSCPLLLRWDVDTLRRGLRHASPLLFLLADTRALTPTVAAERNRGIAAALDLALQREGLGRDQVLLVSRGDSTLRGHGVLEPEVLQGAFGPFDATFHVPAFLEGGRTTVNGVHLLHGEPVHTTPFAQDRLFGFSSSDLARWLEEKSDGAIAAASVLRISGRELDAGCGAGLPLLIDRLRSLQGNAAVVVDAERQEQLTALAAAVRALQGQKRFLFRSAASMVKALADPGPQPLDPKGLAGLRRLAADGTPLPGLVMVGSHVPLADQQLELLLQRSGCQGIELPVPRIARVLERPTPDLLLADLERVWLQQLQELLGAGLTPVLFTSRGELRCASEQEGRRLSSALAELMGRLAAALAPDLGYLISKGGITTQTLLARGLGLESIQSEGQLLPGLSLVRPSAGPCSGLPILTFPGNLGVAGTLRDAWQLMEAG; via the coding sequence ATGAAGGTTGTGGTCATTGACGACGATCCCACCGGCTCGCAGACGGTGCACAGCTGTCCGCTGTTGCTGCGCTGGGATGTCGACACCCTGCGCCGGGGACTGCGCCATGCGTCGCCGCTGTTGTTTCTGCTGGCCGACACCCGGGCGCTGACGCCCACGGTTGCAGCGGAACGCAACCGCGGCATTGCGGCGGCTTTGGATCTGGCGCTGCAACGGGAGGGATTGGGCCGTGATCAGGTGCTGCTGGTGAGTCGTGGCGATTCGACTTTGCGCGGCCACGGGGTGCTGGAGCCGGAGGTCTTGCAGGGGGCTTTTGGTCCCTTTGATGCCACCTTTCATGTGCCGGCGTTCTTGGAGGGGGGGCGCACCACCGTGAATGGGGTGCATCTCCTCCACGGGGAACCGGTGCACACCACGCCGTTCGCCCAGGACCGGCTGTTCGGCTTCAGCAGCAGTGATCTGGCCCGTTGGCTGGAGGAGAAAAGTGACGGGGCCATTGCCGCGGCTTCGGTGCTGCGCATCAGCGGTCGGGAGCTCGATGCCGGCTGTGGGGCGGGTTTGCCGCTGTTGATTGATCGCCTGCGTTCTCTCCAGGGCAATGCAGCGGTGGTGGTGGATGCCGAGCGGCAGGAGCAGCTCACCGCTCTGGCTGCAGCGGTGCGCGCCCTCCAAGGGCAGAAACGCTTCCTGTTCCGTTCCGCCGCCAGCATGGTGAAGGCCTTGGCGGATCCAGGTCCGCAGCCGCTTGATCCCAAGGGCTTGGCGGGGTTGCGCCGACTGGCTGCTGATGGAACGCCCCTGCCGGGATTGGTGATGGTGGGCTCCCACGTGCCCTTGGCGGATCAGCAGCTGGAGTTGTTGCTGCAGCGATCGGGTTGCCAAGGGATTGAGCTGCCGGTGCCGCGCATTGCCCGGGTGCTGGAACGGCCCACACCCGATCTGCTCCTGGCGGATCTGGAGAGGGTCTGGTTGCAGCAGCTGCAAGAGCTGCTGGGAGCAGGCCTCACGCCGGTGCTGTTCACCAGCCGCGGTGAGCTGCGCTGTGCTTCAGAGCAGGAGGGGCGGCGTTTGTCCTCCGCGCTGGCGGAGTTGATGGGTCGACTGGCGGCAGCCCTTGCTCCTGATCTGGGCTACCTGATCAGCAAAGGCGGTATCACCACCCAGACGCTGCTGGCCCGGGGCCTGGGCCTCGAGTCGATTCAGTCGGAGGGCCAACTGCTGCCTGGCCTGTCGCTGGTGCGTCCGTCAGCGGGCCCCTGTAGCGGACTGCCGATTCTCACCTTCCCCGGCAATCTCGGCGTTGCCGGCACGTTGAGGGACGCCTGGCAGCTGATGGAGGCCGGCTGA
- a CDS encoding FAD-binding oxidoreductase codes for MSHSPASRSALIDLVHQWHQSGIPWSPSGLGTRLDWGPPLDPRHEVLSCRQLNRVIDHAVDDLTITVEAGLPLQDLQDLLKEQGQWLPIDWPRAGAPGSIGGLVARGLAGGLRHRHLGVRDQIIGIGLLRADGTEAHAGGRVVKNVAGYDLMRLLCGSWGSLALITELTLRLQPLRPARSSLIVDGELADQEAFRSELLRSSLTPERCDWINNGNGTWQLRLVVSSVSEQAVEDQLKRLESLALQQQLSAQRQPCADALTTSVEASPSAQLVRLVLPPAQLQQLLRDEALTALKPWCWELAAGTGCGDGWCDMATPDHQLEALRRSVIRLGGEMTLLKRAAGSTVPAWLDRPSRPLIEAVKRQFDPKLQLSRGRLPGVNQQTL; via the coding sequence GTGAGCCATTCCCCCGCCAGCCGCAGCGCTCTGATCGACCTGGTGCACCAGTGGCATCAGAGCGGCATCCCCTGGAGTCCCAGTGGCCTGGGCACACGCCTGGACTGGGGCCCGCCGCTGGATCCACGCCATGAGGTGCTCTCCTGCCGTCAGCTCAACCGGGTGATCGACCATGCCGTAGACGATCTGACGATCACGGTGGAAGCCGGTCTGCCGCTTCAGGACCTGCAGGATCTGCTGAAAGAGCAGGGCCAATGGCTGCCGATTGACTGGCCCCGAGCCGGCGCTCCCGGCAGCATCGGCGGCCTGGTAGCCCGGGGTCTGGCCGGCGGGCTGCGTCACCGCCATCTGGGGGTGCGGGATCAGATCATCGGCATCGGCCTTTTGCGTGCGGATGGCACCGAAGCCCACGCCGGTGGACGGGTGGTGAAGAACGTGGCGGGCTACGACCTGATGCGGCTGCTCTGCGGCAGCTGGGGAAGCCTGGCGCTGATCACCGAACTCACTCTGCGGCTGCAACCGCTGCGCCCCGCCCGAAGCAGCCTGATCGTGGACGGCGAGCTGGCGGACCAGGAGGCCTTCCGCAGCGAACTGCTGCGCTCCAGCCTCACACCAGAACGCTGTGACTGGATCAACAATGGCAACGGCACCTGGCAGCTACGGCTGGTGGTGAGCAGCGTCTCGGAGCAGGCGGTGGAAGACCAGCTGAAACGGCTGGAGAGTTTGGCGCTGCAACAACAGCTCAGTGCCCAGCGCCAGCCCTGCGCCGATGCGCTGACCACATCCGTTGAGGCCAGCCCCTCCGCACAACTGGTGCGACTGGTGCTGCCGCCGGCCCAGTTGCAACAGTTGCTGCGGGATGAGGCCTTGACGGCTCTGAAGCCGTGGTGCTGGGAGCTGGCCGCCGGAACCGGCTGTGGCGATGGCTGGTGCGATATGGCAACTCCGGATCACCAGCTGGAAGCGTTGCGCCGCAGCGTGATCCGCCTCGGCGGTGAAATGACGCTGTTGAAACGAGCAGCCGGATCAACTGTGCCGGCCTGGCTCGACCGTCCCTCCCGTCCACTGATCGAAGCGGTGAAACGCCAGTTCGACCCCAAACTGCAACTCAGCCGCGGTCGGCTACCGGGGGTGAATCAGCAGACGCTGTAG
- a CDS encoding galactose mutarotase → MPMTLTQQSAPYAHWDFLHPSSGDRLRIIPERGGLVSSWVCGGREILYFDQDRYADPSKSIRGGIPVLFPICGNLPGDVLPVDGVDYPLKQHGFARDLPWQLQLLDDQSGVRLSLSSTDATLKAYPFPFRLEMELRPVSSALEISTTVHNCGAVAMPFSFGFHPYFNVSDLAQTRLMGLAERCLNHLEMAEAATADQLRRLPEGVDFLCRPAGPVTLIDDSTGVKLELQHQAPLDLSVVWTEPPRPMVCLEPWTGPRQALVSGDRKLVLEPGAKQTLACRYSVC, encoded by the coding sequence ATGCCCATGACCCTCACCCAGCAGTCGGCCCCCTACGCCCACTGGGACTTCCTGCATCCCAGCAGCGGTGATCGGTTGCGGATCATCCCCGAGCGGGGTGGTTTGGTGAGCAGCTGGGTTTGCGGAGGACGGGAGATCCTGTATTTCGATCAGGACCGCTACGCCGATCCCAGCAAAAGCATTCGCGGCGGCATCCCGGTGTTGTTTCCGATCTGCGGCAATCTCCCCGGTGACGTGCTCCCCGTGGATGGGGTTGATTACCCCCTCAAGCAGCACGGCTTCGCGCGGGATCTGCCTTGGCAGCTTCAGTTGCTGGACGATCAGAGCGGCGTGCGCCTCAGCCTCTCCAGCACCGACGCGACGCTGAAGGCCTATCCCTTCCCCTTCCGTTTGGAGATGGAGCTGCGCCCGGTGAGCTCTGCGTTGGAGATCTCCACCACGGTGCACAACTGTGGTGCTGTCGCCATGCCCTTCAGTTTTGGCTTCCACCCTTACTTCAACGTGAGTGATCTGGCCCAGACCCGGCTCATGGGTCTGGCGGAGCGCTGCCTCAACCATTTGGAGATGGCGGAGGCCGCCACCGCCGATCAGCTCAGGCGGTTGCCCGAGGGGGTGGATTTCCTCTGCCGCCCTGCTGGTCCGGTCACGCTGATCGACGACTCCACCGGGGTGAAGCTTGAGCTGCAGCATCAGGCGCCGCTGGATCTCAGCGTGGTCTGGACCGAACCCCCGCGGCCGATGGTTTGTCTGGAGCCCTGGACAGGGCCCCGGCAGGCGCTGGTTAGCGGTGATCGCAAGCTAGTGCTCGAGCCCGGCGCGAAGCAGACCCTCGCCTGTCGCTACAGCGTCTGCTGA
- a CDS encoding alpha/beta fold hydrolase: protein MDRVTWSYLGHAVDTVHQHPEQDSADRPALLLVHGFGASTDHWRHNIPVLAETHAVHAIDLLGFGRSAKPAGLNYGGALWRDQLVAYVRERIGRPTVIAGNSLGGFAALAAGAALGSDCAGVVLLNAAGPFSDEQKPPQSWGAIARQSIGTALLKSPVLQRLLFENLRRPATIRRTLNQVYLDKTNVDDWLVESIRRPSLDPGAFGVFRTVFDIPRGQPLDELFAELTAPLLLLWGIRDPWINAPGRRSTFQRHAPEATTEVVLEAGHCPHDEVPDQVNAALLQWLEGLKSAAAPTNSDLLAKGVN from the coding sequence GTGGATCGCGTCACCTGGAGCTATCTCGGCCACGCCGTGGACACGGTGCATCAGCATCCTGAGCAGGACAGTGCTGATCGCCCTGCCCTTCTGTTGGTCCACGGTTTTGGGGCATCCACCGATCACTGGCGCCACAACATTCCCGTGTTGGCCGAGACCCATGCCGTGCATGCGATCGATCTGCTCGGCTTCGGCAGGAGTGCCAAGCCGGCGGGCCTGAATTACGGCGGCGCTCTGTGGCGAGATCAGCTGGTGGCCTACGTGCGCGAGCGGATCGGGCGTCCGACGGTGATCGCAGGCAATTCCCTGGGAGGTTTTGCGGCCCTTGCAGCCGGAGCTGCCTTGGGATCGGACTGTGCGGGGGTTGTGCTGCTCAATGCCGCCGGTCCCTTCAGTGATGAGCAGAAACCGCCGCAGAGCTGGGGCGCCATCGCCCGCCAGAGCATTGGCACGGCCCTGCTGAAAAGTCCTGTGCTGCAGCGGCTGCTGTTCGAGAACCTGCGCCGGCCCGCCACGATTCGCCGCACCCTGAACCAGGTGTATTTGGACAAAACCAATGTCGATGACTGGCTGGTGGAGTCGATCCGGCGCCCCTCCCTTGACCCTGGTGCCTTTGGGGTGTTTCGCACCGTCTTCGATATTCCCCGCGGTCAGCCCCTCGACGAGCTCTTCGCGGAACTGACGGCGCCGCTGTTGCTGCTCTGGGGCATTCGTGATCCCTGGATCAACGCCCCCGGTCGCCGCTCCACCTTCCAGCGCCATGCTCCAGAGGCCACCACTGAGGTGGTGCTTGAGGCAGGGCACTGCCCCCACGATGAAGTGCCGGATCAGGTGAATGCGGCGCTGCTGCAATGGCTTGAGGGCCTCAAGTCGGCTGCGGCACCGACAAATTCTGATCTGCTGGCTAAGGGAGTGAATTAG
- a CDS encoding (Fe-S)-binding protein: protein MASSTQLPGLPAGAADPCVHCGFCLPTCASYRVLASEMDSPRGRIHALRAIEAGELELDATVASHFDTCLGCYACVSACPSGVRYDQLIEATRPKLNQANQRSSWQTSFRRLLLQVLPYPKRLRALLQPLRAYAGTPLQQLVRRSGLTRLFGPEIEAMEQLLPPLVPENFSDQLPQINPASGDRRGRVALLLGCVQRCFDPSVSSATVKVLQANGFEVVIPPEQGCCGAVSHHQGELELTRQLATDLIRSMNAIQGDLDAVLVAASGCGHTMKAYGGLLNGDTAFRAPVLDVQEFLADRGLLETFRAQLQPLPGVVAMHDACHMIHGQGIQAQPRQLLRAIPGIQLREATEAGVCCGSAGIYNLVQPEEAAKLGRIKADDLSSTGAELVASANIGCTLQLRRHLGDRARVQHPMELLAASAGLHQLPGVPQRAGNAEIAGEGENRQSATGAR, encoded by the coding sequence ATGGCCTCTTCCACCCAGCTCCCCGGACTTCCCGCCGGCGCCGCTGACCCCTGCGTGCACTGCGGCTTCTGTCTGCCCACCTGTGCCAGCTATCGCGTGCTGGCCAGTGAAATGGACTCCCCCCGCGGTCGCATCCATGCCCTGCGGGCGATCGAAGCCGGGGAGCTGGAATTGGATGCCACGGTCGCCAGCCATTTCGACACCTGCCTGGGCTGCTACGCCTGTGTTTCCGCCTGCCCATCCGGGGTTCGCTACGACCAGCTAATCGAGGCCACCCGGCCCAAGCTGAATCAGGCCAACCAGCGCAGCAGCTGGCAAACCAGTTTTCGCAGGCTGCTGCTGCAGGTGCTGCCCTACCCCAAGCGCCTACGGGCCCTGCTCCAGCCGCTGCGGGCCTATGCCGGCACACCGCTGCAACAGCTGGTCCGCCGCTCCGGGCTCACCCGTCTGTTCGGGCCGGAGATCGAAGCGATGGAACAGCTGCTGCCGCCCCTAGTACCGGAGAACTTCAGCGACCAACTGCCCCAGATCAATCCCGCCAGCGGTGATCGCCGCGGCCGCGTGGCGCTGTTGCTGGGCTGCGTGCAGCGCTGCTTCGATCCCAGCGTCAGCAGCGCAACGGTGAAAGTGCTGCAGGCCAACGGATTTGAGGTGGTGATTCCACCGGAACAGGGATGCTGCGGGGCGGTGAGCCATCACCAAGGAGAGCTGGAACTCACCCGCCAATTGGCGACGGATCTCATCCGCAGCATGAACGCAATCCAGGGAGACCTGGATGCGGTACTGGTGGCCGCTTCAGGCTGTGGCCACACGATGAAGGCCTACGGCGGGCTGCTGAACGGCGACACTGCCTTCCGCGCTCCGGTGCTGGATGTGCAGGAATTCCTGGCGGACCGCGGCCTGCTGGAGACATTCCGCGCCCAACTGCAACCTCTACCCGGCGTGGTGGCCATGCATGACGCCTGCCACATGATTCACGGCCAGGGAATCCAGGCCCAGCCGCGCCAGCTGCTGCGCGCCATCCCCGGCATCCAGCTGCGGGAAGCGACCGAGGCGGGGGTCTGCTGCGGCAGTGCCGGCATCTACAACCTGGTGCAACCGGAGGAAGCCGCCAAACTGGGCCGGATCAAGGCCGATGACCTCAGCAGCACCGGCGCCGAACTGGTGGCCAGCGCCAACATCGGTTGCACCCTGCAGCTGCGGCGCCATCTGGGCGATCGGGCCCGGGTGCAGCATCCGATGGAACTGCTGGCAGCCTCAGCCGGCCTCCATCAGCTGCCAGGCGTCCCTCAACGTGCCGGCAACGCCGAGATTGCCGGGGAAGGTGAGAATCGGCAGTCCGCTACAGGGGCCCGCTGA
- a CDS encoding NADP-dependent isocitrate dehydrogenase has product MAQFEKLTAPSQGTPIRFENGQPVVADNPIIPFIRGDGTGVDIWPATQKVLDAAVAKAYGGSKSIEWFKVYAGDEACDLYGTYQYLPEDTLEAIRAYGVAIKGPLTTPVGGGIRSLNVALRQIFDLYSCVRPCRYYEGTPSPHKRPQDLDVIVYRENTEDIYMGVEWEADDAVGQELRKHLNEVVIPANGKLGKRQIPEGSGIGIKPVSKAGSQRHIRKAIQHALRLQGDKRHVTLVHKGNIMKFTEGAFRDWGYELATTEFRHVCITERESWILGNLEKEPNLSVQANARMIEPGYDSLTPEKKAEIDAEVQAVIDAIGSSHGGGKWREMVLVDDRIADSIFQQIQTRPQEYSILATLNLNGDYISDAAAAMVGGLGMAPGANIGENAAIFEATHGTAPKHAGLDRINPGSVILSGVMMLEFLGWQEAADLVTKGLSAAIADKQVTYDLARLMEPQVDPVSCSGFAEAVIKRF; this is encoded by the coding sequence ATGGCCCAGTTCGAGAAGCTCACCGCCCCCAGCCAGGGCACACCAATCCGCTTCGAGAACGGCCAACCCGTTGTGGCCGACAACCCGATCATCCCCTTCATCCGGGGTGATGGCACCGGCGTGGACATCTGGCCAGCCACGCAGAAGGTGTTGGATGCGGCTGTGGCCAAGGCCTACGGCGGCAGCAAGAGCATCGAATGGTTCAAGGTTTACGCCGGCGATGAGGCCTGCGACCTCTACGGCACTTACCAGTACCTGCCGGAGGACACCCTCGAGGCGATCCGCGCCTACGGCGTGGCCATCAAAGGCCCCCTCACCACTCCGGTGGGTGGCGGTATCCGGTCGCTGAACGTGGCCCTGCGCCAGATCTTTGATCTGTATTCCTGCGTGCGCCCCTGCCGTTATTACGAGGGCACTCCAAGCCCCCACAAGCGTCCCCAGGATCTGGACGTGATCGTCTACCGGGAGAACACCGAAGACATCTACATGGGGGTTGAATGGGAAGCCGATGACGCCGTCGGTCAAGAGCTGCGGAAGCACCTCAACGAGGTGGTCATCCCCGCCAACGGCAAGCTGGGCAAGCGTCAGATCCCCGAGGGATCCGGCATCGGCATCAAGCCGGTGAGCAAAGCCGGCAGCCAGCGCCACATCCGCAAGGCGATCCAGCACGCCCTGCGTCTTCAGGGCGACAAGCGCCATGTGACTTTGGTGCACAAGGGCAACATCATGAAGTTCACGGAAGGAGCCTTCCGCGACTGGGGCTACGAGCTGGCCACCACAGAATTCCGCCACGTGTGCATCACCGAGCGGGAAAGCTGGATTCTCGGCAACCTCGAAAAGGAACCCAACCTGAGCGTTCAGGCCAACGCCCGGATGATCGAGCCCGGTTACGACAGCCTGACCCCGGAGAAAAAAGCTGAAATTGATGCCGAGGTGCAGGCGGTGATCGACGCCATCGGTAGCAGCCACGGTGGCGGCAAGTGGAGGGAGATGGTGCTGGTGGATGACCGCATCGCCGACAGCATTTTCCAGCAGATCCAGACCCGCCCCCAGGAGTATTCGATCCTCGCCACGCTCAACCTCAACGGTGACTACATCTCCGATGCCGCCGCTGCAATGGTCGGTGGCCTGGGCATGGCCCCCGGGGCCAACATCGGCGAGAACGCCGCCATCTTCGAAGCCACCCACGGCACCGCCCCGAAACACGCCGGGCTCGATCGGATCAACCCGGGCTCAGTGATCCTCAGCGGCGTAATGATGCTGGAGTTCCTCGGCTGGCAGGAAGCTGCCGATCTGGTGACCAAGGGCCTCAGTGCCGCCATCGCGGACAAACAGGTCACTTACGACCTGGCCCGATTGATGGAACCCCAGGTGGATCCAGTGAGCTGCAGCGGCTTCGCCGAAGCGGTCATCAAGCGCTTCTGA
- a CDS encoding cation:proton antiporter, which yields MLLPTLLSEISSHDFEVAETLIGVLRFVLIFIAARTLAEILVRFELPTILGELLAGVIIGASGLHLLVPPETQVQLSGAFSNALGGLAHVPPEEIGLIYNESFGSLRSVSNLGLYSLLFLTGLESELDELMAVGAQAFSVAVVGVVLPFALGTFGLMALFHVDPIQAIFAGASMTATSIGITASVFGELGYLRTREGQIVIGAAVLDDILGIVILAVVVSLAAGGSLEIAPIVQLVVAAVLFVVVALVLSRKAAPAFDWMIDQLKAPGAKLVGSYLLLGASCFIATAIGLEAALGAFAAGLIASTSKHRHEIQAAVMPIVGLFATVFFVLVGAGMDLSVINPSDPEARSALVIAGFMFIVAIIGKVVAGWAVFGKQKTNHLVVGLGMLPRGEVGLIFLGLGTAAKLLSPGLEAAILLMVIGTTFLAPVLLRLVLKGKPPEDGDQVPEELAADPLAGAS from the coding sequence ATGCTGCTGCCCACCCTGCTGAGCGAAATCAGCAGCCATGACTTCGAGGTCGCCGAAACGTTGATCGGTGTTCTGAGGTTCGTGCTGATCTTCATCGCAGCCCGGACTCTGGCTGAAATCCTTGTTCGGTTCGAACTGCCGACAATTCTTGGTGAGCTGCTGGCCGGCGTCATCATTGGCGCTTCCGGGTTGCATCTGCTGGTGCCACCGGAAACCCAGGTGCAACTGAGTGGGGCCTTCTCCAATGCCCTGGGGGGGCTGGCTCACGTTCCCCCTGAGGAAATTGGGTTGATTTACAACGAGAGCTTCGGGTCGCTTCGATCGGTTTCCAACCTCGGCCTCTATTCCCTGCTCTTTCTTACCGGTTTGGAGAGTGAGCTTGATGAATTGATGGCTGTCGGCGCCCAGGCCTTCTCGGTTGCTGTGGTGGGGGTTGTACTTCCGTTCGCCCTCGGAACCTTCGGCCTGATGGCTCTGTTCCATGTGGATCCAATTCAGGCGATCTTTGCTGGCGCTTCGATGACGGCCACCAGCATCGGTATTACCGCCAGCGTGTTTGGTGAGCTGGGTTATCTACGCACCCGTGAGGGCCAGATCGTGATCGGCGCCGCTGTACTCGACGACATCCTTGGCATCGTGATCCTGGCGGTGGTCGTCTCCCTCGCGGCAGGCGGCAGCCTTGAAATCGCTCCAATTGTTCAGCTCGTGGTGGCTGCCGTGCTGTTTGTGGTGGTGGCTCTTGTGCTGAGCCGCAAAGCAGCTCCCGCCTTCGACTGGATGATCGACCAGCTCAAAGCGCCGGGAGCAAAGCTGGTCGGCTCCTACCTGTTGCTGGGAGCCAGCTGCTTCATCGCCACGGCGATTGGTCTCGAGGCTGCCTTGGGTGCGTTCGCTGCTGGTCTGATCGCCAGCACCTCAAAGCATCGCCATGAGATTCAGGCGGCTGTCATGCCGATCGTGGGCTTGTTCGCAACGGTGTTCTTCGTGCTTGTGGGCGCCGGCATGGATCTTTCGGTGATCAACCCGTCCGATCCCGAAGCTCGTTCAGCGCTGGTGATCGCTGGCTTCATGTTCATTGTGGCCATCATCGGCAAGGTGGTCGCTGGCTGGGCCGTGTTCGGCAAGCAGAAAACCAACCATCTAGTGGTGGGGCTCGGGATGCTGCCCCGTGGCGAGGTGGGCCTGATCTTTTTGGGTCTTGGCACTGCTGCCAAGTTGCTCAGCCCAGGCCTGGAAGCGGCGATTCTGCTGATGGTGATCGGCACCACGTTCCTGGCACCGGTTTTGCTGCGCTTGGTGTTGAAGGGCAAGCCGCCTGAGGATGGCGATCAAGTGCCTGAGGAATTGGCAGCCGATCCTCTAGCGGGTGCCTCCTGA
- a CDS encoding glycogen/starch/alpha-glucan phosphorylase → MTTSQPFDLRLPTPGCYNDPERAGLDAKSVFDGMTEHLFFTLGKLAPTASRHDLYMALSYAVRDRLMMRYLATTEAMRAHPQKSVAYLSAEFLIGPQLNSNLLNLGIQKEAEEALKNFGIDSLQQILDVEEEPGLGNGGLGRLAACYMESLASLKIPATGYGIRYEFGIFDQLIRDGWQVEITDKWLKGGWPWELPQPDEACFVGFGGRTESYIDDKGNYRSRWIPAEHAIGIPHDVPVLGYRVNICDRLRLWRADATESFDFYAFNIGDYYGAVEEKVGSETLSKVLYPNDGTDEGRRLRLKQQHFFVSCSLQDMLRSLDNRGLAVEDFHNYWTVQLNDTHPAIAVAELMRLLIDDRHLEWDRAWDITSRSVAYTNHTLLPEALEKWDLDLFGSLLPRHLELIYEINRRFLQQVRLRYPGNDAIQRKLSIIDEEGSKAVRMAHLATIGAHHVNGVAALHSDLVKTDLLPEFAALWPEKFTNVTNGVTPRRWVALANPEMSALLDEHVGPDWISNMESLRKLEERQNDQGFLELWGNTKLSVKRKLATYIHRNTGVLVDPSSLFDVQVKRIHEYKRQHLNALQVITQYLRIKNGQTDGMAPRTVIFGGKAAPGYYMAKLIIRFINGIADTINADPDMDGLLRVVFLPDYNVKLGEQVYPASDLSEQISTAGKEASGTGNMKFAMNGALTIGTLDGANVEIRELVRSENFFLFGKTVEEITALKQSGYRPSDVISALPELQEALRLIEMGHFSNGDGELFRPLLDNLTGNDPFYVMADYADYLRAQEAVSRAWSDRMHWNRMSLLNTARTGFFSSDRSISEYCNNIWAVDPLNVEITCDVR, encoded by the coding sequence ATGACCACTTCCCAGCCCTTCGATCTGCGTCTGCCCACGCCCGGTTGTTACAACGACCCTGAGCGCGCCGGTCTCGATGCCAAGAGCGTGTTCGACGGCATGACCGAGCACCTGTTCTTCACGCTCGGGAAACTGGCACCGACCGCCAGTCGCCACGACCTCTACATGGCCCTGAGCTATGCGGTGCGTGATCGCCTGATGATGCGCTACCTGGCCACCACCGAAGCGATGCGGGCCCACCCGCAGAAATCGGTGGCCTACCTCTCAGCGGAATTCCTGATCGGTCCGCAGCTCAACAGCAATCTGCTGAACCTGGGGATCCAGAAGGAGGCCGAGGAGGCACTGAAGAATTTCGGCATTGATTCACTGCAGCAGATCTTGGATGTGGAGGAGGAACCTGGGCTGGGCAACGGCGGTCTAGGTCGGCTGGCGGCTTGCTACATGGAGTCGCTGGCGAGCCTGAAAATTCCAGCCACCGGCTACGGCATCCGTTATGAGTTCGGCATCTTCGACCAGCTAATCCGCGATGGCTGGCAGGTGGAGATCACCGACAAGTGGCTCAAGGGAGGCTGGCCCTGGGAGCTGCCCCAGCCCGACGAGGCCTGCTTCGTTGGCTTCGGTGGCCGCACCGAGAGCTACATCGACGACAAGGGCAACTACCGCTCCCGCTGGATCCCGGCGGAACACGCCATCGGCATCCCCCATGACGTGCCCGTGCTGGGCTATCGGGTCAACATCTGCGACCGGCTGCGGCTGTGGCGTGCCGATGCCACCGAAAGCTTCGATTTCTATGCCTTCAACATCGGCGACTACTACGGCGCCGTGGAAGAAAAGGTGGGCAGCGAAACCCTCTCCAAGGTGCTGTATCCCAACGACGGCACCGACGAGGGCCGGCGTCTGCGACTGAAGCAACAGCATTTCTTCGTCAGCTGCTCCCTTCAGGACATGCTCCGCAGCCTCGACAACCGGGGGCTGGCGGTTGAGGACTTCCACAACTACTGGACCGTTCAGCTCAACGACACCCACCCAGCCATCGCCGTGGCTGAGTTGATGCGCCTGCTGATCGATGATCGGCATCTGGAGTGGGATCGGGCCTGGGACATCACTTCCCGCTCCGTGGCCTACACCAACCACACCCTCCTGCCCGAGGCGCTGGAGAAGTGGGACCTCGACCTGTTCGGAAGCCTGCTTCCCCGCCATCTCGAGCTGATTTACGAGATCAACCGGCGTTTCCTGCAGCAGGTGCGGCTGCGTTATCCCGGCAACGATGCCATTCAGCGCAAGCTCTCGATCATCGATGAAGAGGGCAGCAAGGCCGTGCGAATGGCCCACCTGGCCACCATCGGCGCCCACCATGTGAACGGTGTGGCGGCGCTTCACTCCGATCTGGTGAAAACCGACCTGCTGCCGGAATTCGCAGCGCTCTGGCCGGAGAAGTTCACCAACGTCACCAATGGCGTCACCCCACGCCGCTGGGTTGCTCTGGCCAACCCCGAGATGTCCGCCTTACTCGATGAGCACGTCGGGCCCGACTGGATCTCCAACATGGAGAGCCTGCGCAAGCTGGAAGAGCGGCAAAACGATCAGGGCTTCCTGGAGCTCTGGGGCAACACAAAACTGTCGGTGAAGCGCAAGCTGGCCACCTACATCCACCGCAACACCGGCGTGCTGGTGGACCCTTCCAGCTTGTTCGACGTGCAGGTGAAGCGCATCCACGAATACAAGCGCCAACACCTCAACGCCCTGCAGGTGATCACCCAATACCTGCGGATCAAGAACGGCCAGACCGATGGCATGGCGCCCCGCACCGTGATCTTCGGCGGCAAGGCCGCTCCGGGCTACTACATGGCGAAGTTGATAATCCGCTTCATCAACGGCATTGCCGACACGATCAATGCCGATCCGGACATGGATGGTCTGCTGCGGGTGGTTTTCCTGCCGGACTACAACGTGAAATTGGGAGAGCAGGTGTATCCCGCCTCCGACCTCTCCGAACAGATCTCCACCGCCGGCAAGGAAGCCTCCGGCACCGGCAACATGAAATTTGCCATGAATGGTGCCCTCACCATCGGCACCCTCGATGGGGCCAATGTGGAGATCCGCGAGCTGGTGAGGAGCGAAAACTTCTTCCTGTTCGGCAAGACCGTCGAAGAGATCACGGCCCTCAAGCAAAGCGGTTACCGCCCGAGCGACGTGATATCAGCGCTGCCGGAACTGCAGGAGGCCCTACGGCTGATCGAGATGGGGCACTTCAGCAACGGCGACGGCGAACTGTTCCGCCCTCTGCTCGACAACCTCACCGGGAACGACCCCTTCTATGTGATGGCGGACTATGCCGACTACCTGCGCGCCCAGGAGGCAGTCAGCCGCGCCTGGAGCGACCGGATGCACTGGAATCGGATGTCGCTACTGAACACGGCCCGAACCGGGTTCTTCTCCTCCGACCGTTCGATCAGCGAGTACTGCAACAACATCTGGGCCGTGGATCCACTCAACGTGGAGATCACCTGCGACGTGCGCTGA